In the genome of Hippoglossus hippoglossus isolate fHipHip1 chromosome 9, fHipHip1.pri, whole genome shotgun sequence, the window ACGAAAAAGGACCCTGTGTCCACTGCTCCCCAGACTCAGCCCCCATCAGCTCCCACTCCAGCAtccgccaccgccaccaccaccacagcgGCTACTGCTCCTCCCGTGCAGGAGAAGGCGGTCGCGAAAAAGTCTCTGTATCAGAGGATTGTGGATGAGTTGAAGCATTACTACAATGGCTTCCGGTTACTTGGGATTGACATTAACATAGCAGGGACGATGGTGTGGAGTCTGTTACATGGACAACTGCTCTCAcgcagggagaggagaagggtaAGAGaagtttaatgtttattatggGGTGTGattattcagtatttttcattttacagggTTTATTTTCTCTTAAGCTTTGAACTGCAGTGCCAAGCAGGGCTGTGTGATATGAGCAAAATCTCATATCCTGATATACAGTAGGTCATTTAATTTCCAGACAGCTCCATGTAGCATTTGCTCTGTacatttgataaataaacagtttatatAAATACTGGCACCAACCCATTAAGCTCAGGGTCATGAACTTTAAAGATTTTACGACAGCAGctgttctctccatccatcttcaTGATTTGTTGCCATATGATGAGCCAGAGGCAAAACCCTCTTGCAACATCTGAGTCAAGGTTTTGTTTTGAGCTCTCCACTTGTGTGGCCCTCATCTGTCGACTCTCTCTGTGGTGTTTGACATGATTCTTGCATAGATGTTAAAGTAGGTGAGTGGTGTTTGAGTTTGTTGTGGGGACTGATCTGCAGCACTTTTTGTTGACACTGTCTGGGAGTTGTTTATTCAACCATTATGTTTATTATGGAGGTTAGTGTTGTACTGCAGTGTTTCACGTGAATTATCCTAGAGACTGTGGTGGCCAACCATTGTCTAATTTATCCTCCCACAGATGCCtgaccaataaaaaaaaaaaaaactgcaaacagTAATATAAAGGATCTCTAAGTTGGTGTTTTGTGCTGATACTTCCTGTTGGAGCTGTGTAAACGGCTGATGCACTGCTGTTACACTCACCCGCttgttttcacacaaacacatttacccGTCTGTTATAGTCAGACTGGCCATTGGCAGCATCAGCGGGCCATTCCCTGCAGCACTACTCATCCCAACACTGGTAGTTTCCACAGTAGCTGTGTGCGTGCCATGATGGGCATGTAGTTCTCAGCCGACTTGCAGACCGTAGCTTAACACCCTCTTATTATATATACTCATACATTATTTAGAAATGTGTTTCCAATTCTTTCTTGCACTCATGTATGTAAAAAGGGTGTAAAAATGATGCAAGTGTTCCTTGTGAATGTTTCACACCCTTGACTGTCAATAAGGAATGTACACATTATGTCCCAGAGCTCATAAAAATGTGAGTAAGAGCAGGTAACTAGTTGTGTCTGGAATTGTTTGAATAGACCTTTCTGTAAATTATTATTCAGGATTAAgcagtgtgttcagtgtgttccATCAGCAGACTAGTTTTCTGTTCTCTGAACAAAGCCACAGATCTGGGATTTAAGATGCGCACACTTTAGATTCCCTGTTTGATCTGCCTGGGTCTTTTAAATGGTGGAAGCTGATATCGGCTGGTTTAATTCTGAATGATCTCCACTATACATTTTCCAACTGGGAAGTAAGACTTCAATTGTGATGGATCGTGATCgtgtgttttataaaaatgtgtatgtttTGGGGAAAGATCACCcacttttaaatgaaatatacatAAAATTGAATAGTTATTAGATCCTAACAGATTCTGGGACACCAATATAATATTCTTTAAACATGGTTGATAGATATTTCAAATGTGCTGAGTGTTACACATCTCCTGGTGGTTCAGCTGTAgcttctatttatttattttaattcacacAATTAATCCCTGTACTGTTTAGTTGCTTTTAGAAAAAGCtgctgagcagctccactgtaAGTGATTGTAAACTGGTCAAACGCTGCCTGGTCAAACGCTAAGACAGTGGTAGCTCATTGAAAAAGGTCAAACTCTTACAGTACatgtcactgactgactgattgaggTTTTGGTGCATGCAGGCAGGCTCAGTGATTCAAGCTGTGCACATGCCATGGTAAAATTATATTTGGGCTATTTTAGATGAGGACTGGCAGATCTTCAGGGCTTGTGTAATGGATCTTACAGACTTGGGCAGTGGCAGCACTGCCCCGGTGTGAATACTGGCTCACGtgcattgttattgtttttgtgtttacagctgttgAGGACCTGTGCTGACCTGTTCCGTCTGGTGCCATTCATTTTGTTTATCATCGTTCCTTTCATGGAGTTTCTTCTGCCCGTATTCCTGAAACTCTTCCCAGAGATGTTGCCCTCCACCTTTGAGACGGAATCCAAAAAGGCATGTggatatgtacacacacacacacacacacacacacacacacacacacacacacacacacacacacacacacaggctcctgAACGACAGGGTTCATGATTATGTAACTCGTCAGGAGTGCCTGTGGCTGCTTTACTAAGAACCTTTGGCCGTGCAAGCAGCTGACTTTGTCTTATCGTGGCAATTGACTTACAGATCCGTGATGTGAATAACCTGCAAAAATGCGTAACAAAGCTTTATAAACACTGGATCTAATCCTTTAAAAACGTATTGATTGGGCAGTTGTATCTGTAATTATAATAACTTCATGATCATATAgtaattatgtatttttaaatgttacatttactgtaaacaGCAGGTTTCTGTACTTGGTCTAGTCGGCCTGTCAGATGTGATGTTCCCTGGCCGGACTGGAGCACGGCTGAGTGATTCACAGATATGCTTTCATGCTCCTGGTCAACACAGAGGTGTCCAGCCCCTTTGCATTTGAAGCTTAAAATAGCAGCCCGTTGTGATACTAGATTATAAtacagtggtgaaaacaaagcagaagaTACCAGAGAGAAATGTCAGTTATATATTGTAATTTAGTGTCTATTGTATGAATTCTATTAGGAAATGTATGTGGTCCTCTTTCGTTAATGGTTGTTACATGACTTATAACTGCATTCTTATTAACAATatctaaaatatgaatattttagttgtattttttataataattaagtttttatttgttgcctttctattaaaaaaaatcatataaacaCAACAGTATATGTATGTCTGTGCTACACACGAAGGAAAACGAACAATATTCCTGACAACCTGCAATTCAAACAAATTTAATCATATTTCTACTTTAATTTTTGACTATCTGCAGTTGCCCACAGGTTTTGGTACATGACTGCTCAGGCAGTGACTGCATATTTGAAATGCCACATTTAAAACGTGTTATATCGAACCACAGAGGATAtgtaataaacacaatgtaTTGAGGTTGTGAAGCCAGTGAGTACATCACACTGTTGCTGTATGTGAACTACAGTATATTGTTAAAGCTAACCTgcatctcctctcccctcttcctgcaggaggagaagcagaagaaggGTCTGGCTGCGAAGCTCGAACTGGCCAAGTTTCTCCAAGAGACCATCGCTGAGATGGCCCGAAGAAACAAGGCTAAAGCTCAGACAGATGATGAAACCCAGCGCTTCTCCACATACGTTCAAAAGGTAAAATACAGCCAGCAACAGTCGAAAACCTGCATGTTGAGTTCACTGTCACAGAAAACTAAGAAACTAGAAAATAGTTCTGTTTTCTTGAAAATAATGACttaaacaattaattaattctAAAACTGTAACCAGTTGGTTAACCATGGCTACATGATCAGGATGGTTTCATTGCTTCAAGTCAGTGACATCTGTGCGTCCCCGTCAGGTCCGAGGCACAGGCGAGCAGCCCACCACGAAGGACATTGTCCGGTTTTCGAAGCTGTTTGAGGACGAACTGACGCTGGAGCACCTGGAGCGCCCCCAGTTGGTGGCTCTGTGCAaactgctggagctgcagcccATCGGCACCAACAACTTGCTGCGTTTTCAGCTGATGATGCAGCTCAGGACCATCAAAGCAGACGATGAGGTGAGACAAAGGACAAGAAGTACACAAAGCCTCTGAAACTATGAAGTGTCACACCAtcccattttgttttgttttctttacagctGCTATTTATTGTCACAAGTGGACCAGTTTTAAGAATTGTGTCTATCTTTCAGGCAAACATACTTTAGAAGTCCATTCATGCAAATATGTTGTAACACTTTGTGCTGTCGACTAGTTCACCACTTTAAAGAAAGAACAGTGGTTCACCTCTGCTGTCCTCTTAATTAGTTTATTTCAGATAAAGAGCCATGGCAGTCCCTCCTGATGTGAAGCTTTTGTCCCACTTGTGCCACATTTTTTAACTTCCCTCTCCTCATGTCTTCACAGATGATTGCAGCAGAAGGCGTGCCAGCTATGAGTGTGTCAGAACTACAGGCAGCGTGTCGTAGTCGTGGGATGAGGTCTCTGGGTCTCACCACCGATCAGCTACGTCTGCAGATTCAGCAGGTGAGCAACTGAATTAtgcaatttcttttttcagcGAACCAAAAGCTGTTGGACCAGTGACGACCTCTGTGTCTTAACAAAGGATAAATACgattaaaacaaatcaatgtctTTTAAATGTACCAGCAGGCATGGTTGCAAAATATGCCAAGTTAAAGAGGCAAACCTCTTATGTCTTGTTGATGATCTCCTTAAGTAAATGTTCTTCTCGTCCATCAGTGGCTGGACCTGCACCTGAAGGAGAATGTTCCTccgtcactgctgctgctctccagaGCCATGTACCTGACTGACCTCAAACCAAAACCCCCCGTCATCCCACCTGTTCCTAAACTAGAGGTTTGAACTTTACAATGTACTTCAAATCTTACAAACCTCTGCACATTCCCTCATGTACAGATTAGAGAAACTTGTACCCAGATTAACATTCCAGCTCGGAAGTAACTGGTACACCTCTTACTGTTGTATGCTCTGTGTTTGCTCTCCTTACCAAAAGCTGTTTCATAACTACGTTGTTTCTTGACCTGTCACTTAATTAGTAATGACTATTTTCATTCGTTTATTAATGGGTTAGTCTTCTTAtcagatgttttgttgttatttttgcagAAAGCTACTCCTGCTCCTGTGGAGATCACAGGAACAAGCTCAGCCTCAGTCAGTGCGGACATGTTGGCCGACCCTGCTCTCATCATCAAAGACAGATCGGTCAGTGCTCTCCtcaaacacagcagagtgagaggagTTTAGATGGTGGAGGGGAAACTTCAGAACTGCAGTAAAGAATAGATTTCTGCCATAACAGTAGATGTACTTTTCATATGAGAGCAAGTGAACAGCTGTTTCTAATCACAGTGGAGACCTGAGGTATTTTCATATACCCAGACTCATACCAGATTTATTAAATTCATGAAACACGGACGTATACAAAACGTTTTCTCAATCACTGATCTGAGctgttctttgtttattttggaaAACTTGGTTGAGGAAATTCTCCAGATTCTTTAAGGAATAGTTCTGCATGTAGggaattacatttatttgctttctttattgtttctttttctcgTTGTTTTACAAAGCTAAGATAACAGGTTTGCTTCCAGTAGCTCCCTATAGAGTATCAAGCTATCAAACTGTTAAACGTTTCCCAACAAaccaaatacataaaaactaaCCATTGACGATTAATCATCTGgtgattttattaatttattaatttatttattatcaacTGGATTGTTTGAAATTAACGAACGAATCAATATAAAATTTGGATGATATTCatccattattatttatttacatacaaGAAAGTCTTGAGGGGGAGTTTGTGTAGAAGAACCATAAAATCCTGCAGGACTCTTCCATGTTAATAACTTGTGAATCTTTGCAGGTGGAGGAGTTGAGGGACAAGGCTCCTGTGGTCTCAGACAAACCACTGACCGCTGCTGAAGTCCTTCAGGTGAGCACCCACTGTTCTTTATCTGTTGCCCACAGAAACCAGTGAGGGATTTACTGATTCAGAATCCAGTTAGTTCTTCCTGGCCGTGATCTTCCTAATGTGCTAAACTCTCACGGAAGCTATTCCTGGGGACATTAAGCACTCCCATACAATGGGTTATGTACAGAAACCGGTTGGGAACCTGTTTAGTAATCTATCCATGCAGAATAAATATGtaagaaatgtgttttgacaGAGTCACACTCACAAATGCAGAAAGTGTTGGCCAGATAGGAACTGATCATCAGCAAGTTACTGTGTGAGGATTTAAAAATAGCTGTTAAATATAGACCTGTCAgtgactttcttttttatataaaccAACCATCATCTTCTTTTAAAGAGATACTGCATGACATCAAATAACATTTAAagtctgttgccatggtttttCTAAAAAGGTATTTTATTCACTCTTCCTCACTCAGTTCTTTATCTGACTGACACTTTTAtgtctttgtcatttcttttaaaCGTCCATTCCTCATATTAGGGTGTGTTTCTTTCTCAGATATAAGGCTGAAGACAAAGACTTAAATtggtcaaatacattttaaaatactaaaattTTCTGTCAAGTAGCATCCAAATTCTGTCCTCTGAGAGACATGAGGGTTTGTATATTATCCCACTGTGCAGAACACCCCTGACTGTTTTTCAACGTGAAATTCTGCATATTGTGGTTAAACTAAGCCACGTGACGTTTGTCCCACAGGCTAAAGCAGCGACAGAGGTTTCCCAGAAGAGCAAGATGAG includes:
- the letm2 gene encoding LETM1 domain-containing protein LETM2, mitochondrial isoform X2, producing the protein MAVFSHQVIVAVTRSRGSYLLSKRNSCSSLSSKAYLHIDPPRHLLSSFPLRHSRYGYPHCYRGHALGRGHSSALLARSLHSSGFWLQDIKQEDTKAPLAADQDASSGTKKDPVSTAPQTQPPSAPTPASATATTTTAATAPPVQEKAVAKKSLYQRIVDELKHYYNGFRLLGIDINIAGTMVWSLLHGQLLSRRERRRLLRTCADLFRLVPFILFIIVPFMEFLLPVFLKLFPEMLPSTFETESKKEEKQKKGLAAKLELAKFLQETIAEMARRNKAKAQTDDETQRFSTYVQKVRGTGEQPTTKDIVRFSKLFEDELTLEHLERPQLVALCKLLELQPIGTNNLLRFQLMMQLRTIKADDEMIAAEGVPAMSVSELQAACRSRGMRSLGLTTDQLRLQIQQWLDLHLKENVPPSLLLLSRAMYLTDLKPKPPVIPPVPKLEKATPAPVEITGTSSASVSADMLADPALIIKDRSVEELRDKAPVVSDKPLTAAEVLQAKAATEVSQKSKMSANGV
- the letm2 gene encoding LETM1 domain-containing protein LETM2, mitochondrial isoform X1, with product MAVFSHQVIVAVTRSRGSYLLSKRNSCSSLSSKAYLHIDPPRHLLSSFPLRHSRYGYPHCYRGHALGRGHSSALLARSLHSSGFWLQDIKQEDTKAPLAADQDASSGTKKDPVSTAPQTQPPSAPTPASATATTTTAATAPPVQEKAVAKKSLYQRIVDELKHYYNGFRLLGIDINIAGTMVWSLLHGQLLSRRERRRLLRTCADLFRLVPFILFIIVPFMEFLLPVFLKLFPEMLPSTFETESKKEEKQKKGLAAKLELAKFLQETIAEMARRNKAKAQTDDETQRFSTYVQKVRGTGEQPTTKDIVRFSKLFEDELTLEHLERPQLVALCKLLELQPIGTNNLLRFQLMMQLRTIKADDEMIAAEGVPAMSVSELQAACRSRGMRSLGLTTDQLRLQIQQWLDLHLKENVPPSLLLLSRAMYLTDLKPKPPVIPPVPKLEQKATPAPVEITGTSSASVSADMLADPALIIKDRSVEELRDKAPVVSDKPLTAAEVLQAKAATEVSQKSKMSANGV